The following are encoded in a window of Castanea sativa cultivar Marrone di Chiusa Pesio chromosome 9, ASM4071231v1 genomic DNA:
- the LOC142609721 gene encoding F-box only protein 8-like, which yields MLSQLRRKLDLSYEVLSDDVVFDILTRLPVKSLIRFRCVSKSWYATITSRIFITKHLNFNLNLKLSSKNNHNGYLLCKTDNELSTLVYNSDRTLTEVSRFQIPLWGANMVDYCNGIFFLYSYVNPTIYLWNPSIRMFKTIDATRFRPFTMDYFDSVAFGFAYFAQISDFKILRIVSYKAFDEEKAPPAEAEVYTLGTDSWRTVEILVESVPNIRYILAVQPNSCLFFNGALHFIARTWGNNNNSFILSFDLNDEIFRDIKLPENYLDGLGPNSDHHVHQLVVFRGSLALIVIGPDDDVDEDDEVEEEEDDVGPDTSNICLIWVMREYGVVESWTKTNVLFDWIIKLFGCTNSGEFLVQMFDRRLVSLDTENLKVNHLGIQIPFWLYYTADLMESLVLLDQC from the coding sequence ATGTTGTCTCAGCTCAGGAGAAAGCTAGATTTGTCGTACGAGGTTCTCTCCGACGACGTCGTATTCGACATCCTGACACGGCTGCCGGTGAAATCCTTAATCCGATTCAGGTGCGTTTCCAAGTCATGGTACGCTACGATCACCAGCCGCATATTTATTACCAAACACCTCAACTTCAATCTCAACCTCAAATTATCATCCAAGAACAACCACAATGGTTATCTGCTGTGTAAGACTGATAATGAATTGTCTACTTTAGTTTACAATAGCGACCGCACATTAACTGAGGTTTCTAGGTTTCAAATCCCCTTGTGGGGTGCCAACATGGTAGACTATTGTAATGGGATTTTCTTCCTTTATAGCTATGTTAATCCTACAATTTATCTGTGGAACCCAAGCATTCGAATGTTTAAAACCATCGATGCTACGCGATTCAGACCCTTTACAATGGACTATTTTGATAGCGTTGCCTTTGGATTTGCCTATTTTGCTCAAATCAGTGATTTCAAGATTCTGAGAATTGTGTCTTATAAAGCGTTTGATGAAGAAAAAGCACCCCCGGCTGAGGCCGAGGTTTACACATTGGGTACTGATTCGTGGAGAACTGTTGAAATATTGGTGGAGTCTGTACCCAATATTAGGTATATTCTTGCTGTACAACCTAACTCCTGTTTGTTTTTCAATGGAGCTCTGCATTTTATAGCGCGTACTTGGGGCAACAACAATAATAGTTTCATTCTGTCCTTTGATCTCAATGACGAGATATTTCGAGACATAAAACTGCCCGAGAATTACTTAGATGGATTAGGTCCGAATTCTGACCACCACGTTCACCAACTTGTGGTGTTCAGGGGATCGTTGGCTTTGATTGTTATTGGTCCAGACGATGATgtagatgaagatgatgaagtagaagaagaagaagatgatgttgGACCAGATACTTCGAATATATGCCTCATATGGGTGATGAGAGAGTATGGTGTGGTTGAGTCTTGGACAAAAACAAATGTACTGTTTGATTGGATTATCAAGCTCTTTGGCTGCACTAACAGTGGTGAATTTCTAGTCCAAATGTTTGACAGAAGGCTCGTTTCATTAGACACTGAGAATCTGAAAGTGAACCATCTTGGAATTCAAATTCCTTTCTGGTTGTATTACACAGCTGATCTTATGGAGAGCTTGGTTTTACTTGATCAG